The following are from one region of the Nicotiana tabacum cultivar K326 chromosome 3, ASM71507v2, whole genome shotgun sequence genome:
- the LOC107796539 gene encoding uncharacterized protein LOC107796539: protein MPSYAKFLKEILSSKRKLEEVFVVMLTEKCSVILQNKLPQKRGDPGSFTIPCTLGGVYFEKVLCDSGGSINLMSFSIFKKLDLGEIKDTSVSLQFADQSTKKPKGIIENVLVRVDKFVFPLDFIVLEMKECPNEPIILGRPFLATGKAIIDVHQGQLILRVDEERVIFDMQKILRYSRDETSSLCFSIDMIGYLTDEFKDDQLIPDSMERCLIKSGTTQDDDPIIRREAQKLDKDSEEEEMKSEKNKKIV from the exons ATGCCTTCATATGCCAAATTCTTAAAggaaattttgtcaagtaaaagaaaattagaaGAAGTTTTTGTGGTAATGCTTACGGAAAAATGCAGTGttatacttcaaaataagctaccaCAAAAACGTGGTGATCCAGGcagctttacaattccatgcactttgggaggagtatattttgaaaaagtaCTTTGTGATTCTGGAGGTTCAATAAATTTAATGTCATTTTCTATCTTTAAAAAGTTAGATCTTGGTGAAATAAAAGACACAAGTGTTTCTCTTCAGTTTGCAGATCAAAGTACTAAGAAACCTAAGGGAATAATTGAAAATGTACTCGTAAGAGTAGATAAGTTTGTTTTCCCCCTAGATTTTATAGTACTTGAAATGAAAGAATGTCCTAATGAACCAATAATTTTAGGTAGACCATTTCTTGCTACAGGAAAAGCAATTATAGATGTTCATCAAGGACAATTAATTTTaagagttgatgaagaaagagtcatatttgatatgcaaaagatactaAGATATTCAAGAGATGAAACATCATCTTTATGTTTTTCAATTGACATGATTGGTTATCTTACAGATGAATTCAAAGATGATCAATTAATTCCAGATTCAATGGAAAGATGCTTGATCAAATCAGGCACCACACAGGACGATGATCCCATCATTAGAAGAGAAGCTCAAAAATTGGACAAAGAttcagaagaagaagagatgaaaTCCGAAAAA AACAAGAAAATAGTTTGA